A genomic stretch from Verrucomicrobiota bacterium includes:
- a CDS encoding SH3 domain-containing protein, with translation MTTRIALTAGILLIACQGAFSLVVRIDADTELYAAQVPVIGTVKLGEVVTVLEENGSWCRVRFRTPSGEFSEGQAEVDAFARKDDQIGRARRSTLVYALSRPVLATMSGGSKLDLIGLTSDGYRVRFMDPQGRQLTGIVRASAIPDSDDVKAWRQELAKPAEVKAQVESPVALRVGKGELRVRFQFLRLYIPVDIPRGNDALISYYRKTLCGYSGFLFVGYRESPQEPYKKPTEGFFRVNGRAEMLRCASSNGSVVHVLGLDDDDGVRVEALAPGRANLLLSLAGQTVMVPLEVVQIPIRTGDFMIGEQTGRAAHTKQDVIKILGLPDERQETLVQWPDSAFFVGQFFSPPAGATWRVQRWRYRRYPGAEIVFVGNSAAYYARSAQALDVADTP, from the coding sequence TCCTCATTGCTTGTCAGGGCGCGTTCTCGCTTGTTGTTCGCATCGACGCCGATACTGAGCTGTATGCCGCCCAAGTGCCTGTGATAGGCACCGTGAAGCTCGGAGAGGTGGTTACCGTTCTCGAGGAGAACGGGAGCTGGTGCAGAGTACGCTTCAGGACGCCCTCCGGGGAGTTCTCCGAAGGGCAAGCAGAAGTGGATGCCTTCGCAAGGAAGGACGACCAGATTGGACGGGCTCGACGAAGCACGCTGGTCTACGCCTTGTCACGGCCGGTCCTGGCCACGATGTCAGGCGGAAGCAAGCTCGACTTGATAGGTCTGACGAGCGACGGCTATCGCGTTCGCTTCATGGATCCCCAAGGACGGCAACTGACGGGGATCGTCCGTGCATCGGCCATCCCCGACAGTGACGACGTGAAAGCGTGGCGACAAGAACTTGCGAAGCCAGCGGAGGTGAAGGCGCAGGTCGAATCGCCAGTTGCTTTGAGGGTGGGGAAGGGCGAGCTGCGCGTGAGGTTCCAGTTCTTACGGCTGTATATCCCGGTGGATATCCCCAGGGGCAACGACGCCCTCATTAGCTACTATCGCAAGACGCTGTGCGGGTACTCGGGCTTCCTCTTCGTGGGATACCGGGAGTCTCCGCAGGAACCGTACAAGAAGCCGACCGAGGGTTTCTTCCGGGTCAACGGCAGAGCAGAAATGCTCAGGTGCGCATCGAGCAACGGAAGCGTGGTGCACGTCCTCGGACTAGATGACGACGATGGTGTGAGAGTCGAGGCCTTGGCCCCCGGCAGAGCGAACCTGCTGCTCTCACTAGCCGGACAGACGGTGATGGTTCCTCTGGAGGTTGTCCAGATTCCCATACGGACCGGGGACTTCATGATCGGGGAACAGACAGGCCGGGCGGCACACACCAAGCAGGACGTGATCAAGATACTGGGGCTTCCTGACGAACGCCAGGAGACGCTGGTCCAGTGGCCCGATTCAGCCTTCTTCGTGGGTCAGTTCTTCAGCCCCCCGGCTGGAGCAACCTGGCGGGTTCAGCGTTGGAGATACCGCAGATACCCCGGCGCCGAGATCGTGTTCGTGGGGAACAGTGCCGCCTACTACGCGCGGTCGGCTCAGGCTCTTGATGTGGCCGACACCCCGTAG
- the wrbA gene encoding NAD(P)H:quinone oxidoreductase, protein MKVQIIFYSMYGHIYRMAEAVAEGAREVPGAEVQLYQVPELVPDEALKKSGAAKAREAFKHIPIATVAQLPEADALIFGTPTRFGMMAAQMRNFLDQTGKLWTASSLVGKVSSVFASTATQHGGQETTITSFHATLLHLGMIVVGVPYSETRLMEMGEVSGGTPYGATTLAGPDGSRMPSGNELAIARFQGRHVAQIARDLLAGRA, encoded by the coding sequence ATGAAGGTCCAGATCATCTTCTACAGCATGTACGGCCACATCTATCGGATGGCGGAGGCTGTGGCCGAAGGAGCGCGCGAGGTGCCGGGGGCCGAGGTGCAGTTGTATCAGGTGCCGGAACTCGTGCCAGACGAAGCCCTCAAGAAGAGCGGCGCGGCCAAGGCGCGCGAGGCGTTCAAACACATACCCATCGCCACGGTGGCCCAGCTTCCCGAAGCCGACGCGCTGATCTTCGGCACGCCGACGCGCTTCGGCATGATGGCGGCCCAGATGCGCAACTTCCTGGACCAGACCGGCAAGCTCTGGACGGCGAGTTCACTCGTGGGCAAGGTGAGCAGCGTCTTCGCCTCCACGGCCACGCAGCACGGCGGACAGGAGACGACGATCACGAGTTTCCATGCCACGCTCCTGCACCTGGGCATGATCGTCGTCGGCGTCCCGTATAGCGAGACGCGGCTGATGGAGATGGGCGAGGTCAGCGGCGGCACGCCGTACGGGGCCACGACGCTGGCCGGCCCGGACGGCTCGCGGATGCCGAGCGGCAACGAGCTGGCCATCGCCCGCTTCCAGGGCCGCCACGTTGCCCAGATCGCGCGCGACCTGCTCGCGGGCCGCGCGTAG
- a CDS encoding GNAT family N-acetyltransferase gives MDPARSVEDIHVRKANRKDFDFVLALSVETMQDELSPYEREHTAPHKLVSVMARNLRALMASSGMLTLVAETDDGRPAGFVMVGRSSSVFTDQQQAFVYDLAVASAFRRRGIGRLLMEHAEEHARRLKMGHIALMVDMGNAPARALYARLGFTDAKALMRKQLAE, from the coding sequence ATGGATCCGGCACGCTCGGTCGAAGACATACATGTCCGCAAGGCGAATCGAAAGGACTTCGACTTTGTCCTCGCCTTGTCGGTCGAGACGATGCAGGACGAGCTGAGCCCGTACGAGCGCGAGCACACCGCGCCGCACAAGCTCGTGAGCGTCATGGCGCGCAACCTGCGCGCGCTCATGGCGTCGTCGGGAATGCTGACACTTGTCGCGGAAACCGACGACGGGCGCCCCGCCGGTTTCGTCATGGTGGGTCGCAGCTCGAGCGTGTTCACCGACCAGCAGCAGGCGTTCGTCTACGACCTTGCCGTGGCGTCCGCGTTTCGCCGCCGCGGGATCGGCCGGTTGCTCATGGAGCACGCCGAGGAGCACGCCCGCCGTCTGAAGATGGGCCACATCGCCCTCATGGTGGACATGGGCAACGCGCCGGCCCGCGCCCTCTACGCCCGGCTCGGCTTCACCGACGCCAAGGCCCTCATGCGCAAACAACTGGCCGAGTAG
- the glgA gene encoding glycogen synthase GlgA, with the protein MRKNPTKASRRLRIVMAASEGVPFSKTGGLADVVGSLPAAIARLGHDVSVFLPYYAATRQSGVKVKETGVTVTVPMRGVPVEATVLEHHIQGRGHARVYFIRNDDYYDREGLYQDADGDYTDNAERFMFYSRAVLAAIEALKLQPDIIHCHDWQTALIPALARGSSNGSPIVQAATVFTIHNLAFQGVFWHLDMEMTGLPWSTFTPAGIEYYGKINMLKAGIVYADVINTVSRRYSKEIQTEEFGCGLDGVLRARKSDVFGILNGVDYDHWDPATDPFIAAPYGPGTMAGKKRCRQDLLAQYGLKVPDKVPVLGMVGRLTEQKGLDILAEALSDIINLETCFVLLGGTGAPEYHEKIEKLARRHPGRVGVRFGFDNALAHKIEAGSDLFLMPSRFEPCGLNQMYSLRYGTVPIVRATGGLDDTITEFDPLSGAGNGFKFTTYSAKALLACVRKAVRIFGDKRAWTRLVANGMQCDFSWAASARKYVELYNSALKRHAGRLPAR; encoded by the coding sequence ATGAGGAAGAACCCCACCAAGGCATCGCGTCGGCTTCGCATCGTGATGGCCGCCAGCGAGGGCGTACCGTTCTCCAAGACGGGCGGCCTGGCCGACGTCGTCGGCTCGCTGCCCGCGGCGATTGCGCGACTCGGTCATGATGTGAGCGTCTTTCTCCCGTACTACGCCGCGACGCGTCAATCGGGCGTCAAGGTCAAGGAGACCGGCGTGACGGTCACCGTGCCGATGCGCGGCGTGCCGGTCGAGGCGACCGTCCTCGAGCACCACATCCAAGGCCGCGGCCATGCCCGCGTCTACTTCATCCGCAACGACGACTACTACGACCGCGAGGGCCTGTACCAGGACGCCGACGGCGACTACACCGACAACGCCGAGCGGTTCATGTTCTACTCGCGCGCCGTCCTGGCCGCCATCGAGGCGCTCAAGCTCCAGCCCGACATCATCCATTGCCATGACTGGCAGACGGCGCTGATCCCGGCGCTCGCACGGGGCAGCAGCAACGGCTCGCCCATCGTGCAGGCCGCCACGGTGTTCACGATCCACAACCTGGCGTTCCAGGGGGTGTTCTGGCACCTGGACATGGAGATGACCGGGCTGCCGTGGTCGACGTTCACCCCCGCGGGCATCGAGTACTACGGCAAGATCAACATGCTCAAAGCCGGCATTGTCTACGCCGACGTGATCAACACCGTCAGCCGCCGCTACAGCAAGGAGATCCAGACCGAGGAGTTCGGCTGCGGGCTTGACGGCGTGCTGCGCGCGCGCAAGAGCGACGTCTTCGGCATACTCAACGGCGTTGATTACGACCACTGGGACCCCGCGACCGATCCGTTCATCGCCGCCCCATACGGCCCCGGCACGATGGCGGGCAAGAAGCGCTGCCGTCAGGATCTTCTGGCGCAGTACGGCCTCAAGGTGCCGGACAAGGTGCCCGTGCTCGGCATGGTGGGCCGTCTGACCGAGCAGAAGGGTCTCGACATCCTCGCCGAGGCGTTGAGCGACATCATCAATCTCGAGACGTGCTTCGTGCTGCTCGGCGGCACGGGCGCGCCCGAATACCACGAGAAGATCGAGAAGCTCGCCCGGCGTCATCCCGGCCGGGTCGGCGTGCGCTTCGGCTTCGACAACGCGCTCGCGCACAAGATCGAGGCCGGCAGCGACCTGTTCCTCATGCCATCGCGTTTCGAGCCGTGCGGCCTCAACCAGATGTACAGCCTGCGCTACGGCACCGTGCCCATCGTGCGCGCCACCGGCGGCCTCGACGACACGATCACTGAGTTCGACCCGCTCAGCGGCGCGGGCAACGGCTTCAAGTTCACCACGTACTCGGCCAAAGCGTTGCTGGCCTGCGTGCGCAAGGCCGTCCGGATCTTCGGCGACAAGCGCGCCTGGACGCGCCTCGTGGCCAACGGCATGCAGTGCGACTTCTCGTGGGCCGCTTCGGCCCGCAAGTACGTCGAGCTGTACAATTCCGCGCTCAAGCGGCACGCCGGACGCCTCCCCGCACGTTAA
- a CDS encoding DUF4931 domain-containing protein — protein MPELRKDPIVNRWVIIATERAKRPTDFATPDNGQQSAKGCPFCPGNETKTPPEIYAVRRDSTRPDTEGWSVRVVPNKFPALRIEGDMEKFGVGIYDRMNGIGAHEVIIETTDHFEKIEMQSVDALYNVFNTYKLRLADLKQDERFRYILLFKNEGTTAGASLAHPHSQLIATPVTPKRIREELVGAQAYFEYKDRCIFCDIIREEQRQKDRIVYENNSFISFCPFASRFPFEIWTLPKRHHPDFDSMERDEVFAFADAMKVTLGKLSKALTGPHYNYMLHTGPVRWRRRGYWATLEHDFHWHIEIIPKLTNTAGFEWGTGFYINPTIPEEAAKFLQETHV, from the coding sequence ATGCCTGAGCTGAGAAAGGACCCCATCGTCAATCGATGGGTCATCATAGCCACCGAGCGCGCCAAGCGCCCGACGGACTTCGCCACGCCCGACAACGGCCAGCAGTCGGCCAAGGGTTGCCCGTTCTGCCCGGGCAACGAGACGAAGACCCCGCCCGAGATCTACGCCGTGCGCAGAGACTCGACCCGCCCCGATACCGAAGGGTGGAGCGTGCGCGTGGTGCCGAACAAGTTCCCCGCGCTCCGGATCGAGGGCGACATGGAGAAGTTCGGCGTCGGCATCTACGACCGCATGAACGGCATCGGCGCCCACGAGGTCATCATCGAGACGACCGACCACTTCGAGAAGATCGAGATGCAGAGCGTCGATGCGCTCTACAACGTCTTCAACACCTACAAGCTGCGGCTCGCCGACCTCAAGCAGGACGAGCGATTTCGCTACATCCTGCTTTTCAAGAACGAGGGCACCACGGCCGGCGCGTCGCTCGCGCATCCGCACTCGCAGCTCATCGCCACGCCGGTGACGCCCAAACGCATCCGCGAGGAGCTCGTCGGCGCGCAGGCCTACTTCGAGTACAAGGATCGCTGCATCTTCTGCGACATCATCCGCGAGGAGCAGCGCCAGAAGGACCGGATCGTCTACGAGAACAACAGCTTCATCTCGTTCTGCCCGTTCGCCTCGAGGTTCCCGTTCGAGATCTGGACGCTGCCCAAGCGCCACCATCCCGACTTCGACTCGATGGAGCGCGACGAGGTGTTCGCGTTCGCCGATGCGATGAAGGTCACGCTCGGCAAGCTGAGCAAAGCGCTCACCGGGCCGCACTACAACTACATGCTGCACACCGGCCCCGTACGCTGGCGGCGGCGCGGCTATTGGGCCACGCTCGAGCACGACTTCCACTGGCACATCGAGATCATCCCGAAGCTCACCAACACGGCCGGCTTCGAGTGGGGCACCGGCTTCTACATCAATCCGACGATCCCCGAGGAGGCGGCCAAGTTCCTCCAGGAGACTCACGTGTGA
- a CDS encoding glycoside hydrolase produces the protein MRPLTVAFLWHMHQPVYKDPATSAYAMPWVRLHACKSYFDMVDVLDEFPGVRLTFNLVPSLLVQLEDYAAGTAKDSFLTHFLKPADSLTEPERRFLLQNFFMVNWNRVIRRHGRYWQLLYKRGTNYTPRTGLNEIKFRTEDFRDLQVWHNLAWFGFRARRKYPEINELIAKGHGFTEDDKQTIYRLQTELAAGIIPAYRAARQRGQIEITTSPFYHPIMPLVISTENASRSSTDCHPPAERFAHPEDIEVQLDRALKLHESLFGVRPAGLWPPEGAVCPEMVPLVNRAGFKWMLSDEEVLEASIPPEEARHRSRALYKPYAVTHEGETVNMLFRDRELADAFGFHYQDMRAGDAVNHFFGQLRSIREGCDAAGADYPNPPVVPVFLDGENPWEAYTNDGGDFLVEFYRRLAAEPDLRTTTISGYLDEFPPKDTLKTLHPGSWIQHTFRVWIGHPEKNEAWEKLGRARSAVERTAANGAGLRGPKKAREVNLDLAWQSIYAAEGSDWFWWYGDDFTSDNDAEFDNLFRKHLMGAYRFAGVEAPRELSEPIKRFQTVSVSKPPTRFISPVIDGRRSNFYEWEGAGIYEARRPSGAMHQREAFIERISYGFDLETLYLRIAYRNPAELGVCIDEKYRKQYVIDVDLRATMAHSVRFVVDLDEVWRESDYPKIPRDDMITYRLLRQRADSAEFDPIAIGDSLRTEEVTELAVPFDRLGFEPGDAVELAVTMFPLGPGGEPPSAMPVERCPKKGNIHFTVPDEQFELDNWVV, from the coding sequence GTGAGGCCGCTCACCGTCGCGTTCCTCTGGCACATGCACCAGCCGGTCTACAAAGACCCGGCGACCTCTGCATATGCCATGCCGTGGGTGCGCCTCCACGCCTGCAAGAGCTACTTCGATATGGTCGACGTGCTCGACGAGTTCCCCGGCGTGCGCCTCACGTTCAACCTCGTGCCCTCGCTGCTCGTGCAGCTCGAGGACTACGCCGCCGGCACGGCGAAGGACTCGTTCCTGACGCACTTCCTCAAGCCGGCCGACAGCCTCACCGAGCCCGAGCGCCGCTTCCTGCTCCAGAACTTCTTCATGGTCAACTGGAACAGGGTCATCCGCCGCCACGGCCGGTACTGGCAACTGCTCTACAAGCGCGGCACCAACTACACGCCGCGCACCGGCCTCAACGAGATCAAGTTCAGGACCGAGGACTTCCGCGACCTCCAGGTCTGGCACAACCTCGCCTGGTTCGGTTTCCGCGCCCGGCGCAAGTACCCGGAGATCAACGAGCTGATCGCCAAGGGCCACGGCTTTACCGAGGACGACAAACAGACCATCTACCGGCTCCAGACCGAACTGGCCGCCGGAATCATCCCGGCGTACCGCGCCGCCCGGCAGCGCGGCCAGATCGAGATCACCACGTCGCCCTTCTACCACCCGATCATGCCGCTGGTGATCTCGACGGAGAACGCGTCCCGCTCCAGCACCGATTGCCACCCGCCCGCCGAGCGCTTCGCGCATCCGGAGGACATCGAGGTGCAGCTCGATCGCGCGCTCAAGCTCCACGAGTCGCTCTTCGGCGTTCGGCCCGCCGGGTTGTGGCCGCCCGAGGGCGCCGTTTGCCCCGAGATGGTGCCGCTGGTGAACCGCGCCGGCTTCAAGTGGATGCTCAGCGATGAGGAAGTGCTCGAGGCATCGATTCCGCCCGAGGAGGCCCGCCATCGCAGCCGCGCGCTCTACAAGCCCTACGCGGTCACCCACGAGGGCGAGACGGTCAACATGCTTTTCCGCGACCGCGAGCTCGCCGACGCGTTCGGCTTCCATTACCAGGACATGCGCGCCGGCGACGCGGTGAACCATTTCTTCGGCCAGCTCCGCTCGATCCGCGAGGGCTGCGACGCCGCGGGCGCCGACTACCCGAATCCGCCCGTCGTGCCCGTGTTCCTCGACGGCGAGAACCCGTGGGAAGCCTACACGAACGACGGGGGTGACTTCCTCGTCGAGTTCTACCGGCGGCTCGCCGCGGAGCCCGACCTGCGTACCACGACGATCAGCGGCTACCTCGACGAGTTTCCGCCGAAGGACACGCTCAAGACCCTTCACCCCGGCTCGTGGATTCAACACACGTTCCGCGTCTGGATCGGCCATCCCGAGAAGAACGAGGCGTGGGAGAAGCTCGGCCGCGCCCGCAGCGCCGTCGAGCGCACCGCCGCCAACGGCGCGGGCCTGCGCGGGCCCAAGAAGGCGCGCGAGGTCAACCTCGACCTCGCTTGGCAGTCGATCTACGCCGCCGAGGGCAGCGACTGGTTCTGGTGGTACGGCGACGACTTCACGAGCGACAACGATGCCGAGTTCGACAACCTCTTCCGCAAACATCTCATGGGCGCCTACCGTTTCGCCGGCGTCGAGGCGCCCCGCGAGCTCAGCGAGCCGATCAAGCGGTTCCAGACCGTCTCGGTCTCCAAGCCGCCGACACGCTTTATCTCCCCCGTTATCGACGGGCGTCGCTCGAACTTCTACGAGTGGGAGGGCGCCGGCATCTACGAGGCGCGCCGCCCCAGCGGCGCCATGCACCAGCGGGAGGCCTTCATCGAGCGCATCAGCTACGGCTTCGATCTCGAGACGCTCTACCTCCGGATCGCCTACCGGAACCCGGCCGAACTCGGCGTATGCATCGACGAAAAATACCGCAAGCAGTACGTCATCGACGTCGATCTGCGCGCCACAATGGCGCACAGCGTCCGGTTCGTCGTCGATCTCGACGAAGTGTGGCGCGAAAGCGACTACCCCAAGATCCCGCGGGACGACATGATTACGTACCGCCTCCTGCGACAGCGCGCCGACAGCGCCGAGTTCGACCCGATCGCCATTGGCGACAGCCTGCGCACCGAGGAGGTGACCGAGCTTGCCGTGCCGTTCGACCGGCTCGGCTTCGAGCCCGGTGACGCCGTCGAGCTGGCGGTGACCATGTTCCCGCTCGGCCCGGGCGGAGAGCCGCCGAGCGCTATGCCTGTCGAGCGCTGCCCCAAGAAGGGCAACATCCACTTCACCGTGCCCGACGAGCAATTTGAGCTGGACAACTGGGTCGTTTAG
- a CDS encoding glycoside hydrolase family 127 protein — MAGKNDKVDLLSFPGERYEVEVPDTLDLTERAALAINAMTRVVVPEKDYEMCFITEFRDDPPKLYLEWDGIFNTGKFLEALPLMRVMTGSDFNAEVDAKIMESYLHGAGPDGLFYCQVENRPWSYYAEWNAAEEISSIRGPYGFFFGEGRLILAMCMWYEHDHDPRWKPLIEKKIDRLLAMGYKQDDTIAFSRLFEPGKNVMEAPESNWDNWVPYGVTKYHQLTGYEPAGEFARLQVNYLRKHWFTEDGRFRVWHLHLTLAALTEILEYAIATNDQELIELARNGYEFGKALGEPLIGFFPEVRRKSFPTCESCGVGDMIYLAIRLTEIGAGDYWEDADRYIRNHFVESQLTRMDWVDPHQLAALQSDEWKEAASRRKTMIAEGQLYGVEEDALERSLGSWAGWTFANDAGNPNRPGIMQCCTANAARSLYYAWNAIVTPEEDGVRVNLLLNRASPWLDVDSHLPYEGKVVLRNKTAKNVSVRIPEGIPQKHVTCNVNGKTQETVWAGGYLAVGGLKKGDVVTIEFPIEERSLFRVIGDVPYKLALKGNTVVDINPEGTLYPLYQRDHYRTGKAPMKRVTRFVFAKTSRQ, encoded by the coding sequence ATGGCCGGCAAAAACGACAAGGTCGATCTGCTTTCTTTCCCTGGAGAGCGCTACGAGGTCGAAGTCCCGGACACGCTGGACTTGACCGAAAGAGCCGCCCTCGCCATCAACGCGATGACGCGGGTGGTCGTCCCAGAGAAAGACTACGAGATGTGCTTCATCACGGAGTTCAGGGACGATCCGCCCAAGCTCTACCTGGAGTGGGACGGCATCTTCAACACGGGCAAGTTCCTCGAAGCGCTTCCCTTGATGCGCGTGATGACCGGCAGCGACTTCAACGCCGAGGTTGATGCCAAGATCATGGAGAGCTACCTACACGGTGCCGGACCGGATGGCCTGTTCTATTGCCAGGTTGAGAACCGGCCATGGTCCTACTACGCCGAGTGGAACGCCGCCGAAGAGATCAGCAGCATCCGCGGGCCGTACGGCTTCTTCTTCGGCGAGGGCCGGCTGATTCTGGCGATGTGCATGTGGTATGAACACGACCACGATCCGCGCTGGAAGCCGCTTATCGAGAAGAAAATCGACCGGCTGCTCGCGATGGGCTACAAGCAGGACGACACCATCGCGTTCTCCCGGCTCTTCGAGCCCGGGAAGAACGTCATGGAAGCGCCGGAATCCAACTGGGACAACTGGGTGCCCTACGGCGTCACGAAGTACCACCAGCTCACCGGGTATGAGCCGGCCGGCGAGTTTGCCCGGCTTCAGGTGAACTACCTCCGGAAGCACTGGTTCACCGAAGACGGCCGTTTCCGGGTATGGCACTTGCACTTGACCCTGGCTGCCCTGACCGAGATTCTCGAATACGCAATTGCCACGAACGATCAGGAGCTTATCGAGCTTGCGAGAAACGGCTACGAGTTCGGCAAGGCGCTCGGCGAACCCCTCATCGGCTTCTTCCCGGAAGTGCGGCGGAAGAGCTTCCCAACGTGCGAGAGCTGCGGCGTCGGGGACATGATCTACCTGGCGATCCGGCTCACGGAAATCGGCGCGGGCGATTACTGGGAAGACGCCGACCGGTACATCCGCAATCACTTCGTCGAGAGCCAACTGACGAGAATGGACTGGGTTGACCCGCATCAGCTCGCGGCACTTCAGAGCGACGAGTGGAAGGAGGCCGCATCCCGCCGGAAGACGATGATTGCGGAGGGGCAGCTCTACGGAGTCGAGGAGGATGCGCTGGAACGCAGCCTTGGTTCATGGGCCGGATGGACATTCGCCAACGATGCGGGAAACCCCAACAGACCCGGCATCATGCAGTGCTGCACGGCGAACGCGGCGCGAAGCCTCTACTACGCCTGGAACGCCATCGTGACGCCGGAAGAAGACGGCGTCCGAGTCAACCTGCTGCTCAATCGCGCCTCTCCGTGGCTCGACGTGGACAGCCACCTCCCTTACGAGGGGAAGGTCGTCCTTAGAAACAAGACGGCGAAGAACGTATCGGTCCGCATTCCGGAAGGAATCCCGCAGAAGCACGTCACCTGCAATGTCAACGGCAAAACGCAAGAGACAGTTTGGGCCGGCGGCTATCTCGCCGTGGGCGGACTGAAGAAGGGCGACGTGGTTACGATCGAGTTCCCGATAGAGGAACGGAGCCTTTTCAGAGTCATCGGCGACGTCCCGTACAAGCTGGCCTTGAAGGGCAACACGGTTGTGGACATCAACCCGGAAGGGACGCTGTATCCGCTTTACCAGCGGGATCATTACAGAACCGGCAAGGCCCCGATGAAGAGAGTCACCCGGTTTGTCTTTGCGAAGACAAGCCGGCAGTAG
- a CDS encoding glycoside hydrolase family 127 protein: MNNTGNDMVRVDTPSYPGERYEAEVPDTLDLAERAALAINALTRVVDPEGGYELYFVAEFAEDPPKLYREWCGIFNTGKFLEALPLMRMMSGSDFNLDVDVGIMESYLRDAGSDGLYYAPVKDRPWAFYIEQGTEQVPFTRDVFGFIFGEGRLIMAMCVWYQHDHDPRWKRLIEKKIDRLLELGYKRDGAIRFTRYFVPGQVTTEKPAFELDGWLPYGAITYYQLTGYKPALELARAQVNFLRTWFEKDGRWRQGHFHLTCAALIDMLEYAIAVGDKQLIELVKNGYEYGKAVGEPLVGFFPEDAGKGFPTCESCAVADMIFLAIRLTEIGAGDYWEDVDRYVRNQFVENQMTRTDWADPQQIMARQTDEARKRIAGQIAMAKKMPGIADERDVMERCLGAWSGWGPANDWVGSERAGIMQCCTGNASTFLYYAWNAIVTPDGDGARVNLLLNRASPWLDVDSYLPYEGKVVMKNKTAKKISVRIPEWTGRAQIACDVNGHNREFTWSGNYIGVDNLKRGDVVTVRFPMVEIAVFHVIGNVYYKLTIKGNTVVDMDPPGQSYPLYQRDHYKADKAPMKKTTRFVSKDRIVRRALEQ, encoded by the coding sequence ATGAACAACACAGGCAATGACATGGTGCGGGTTGACACGCCGTCCTATCCGGGCGAACGGTACGAGGCGGAAGTCCCCGACACGCTGGATTTGGCTGAGCGGGCTGCTCTGGCCATTAATGCACTGACGAGAGTAGTGGACCCCGAAGGGGGCTACGAGTTGTACTTCGTCGCGGAGTTCGCCGAGGATCCGCCCAAGCTCTACCGCGAGTGGTGCGGCATCTTCAACACGGGAAAGTTTCTCGAAGCCTTGCCCCTGATGCGCATGATGAGCGGCAGCGACTTCAACCTCGATGTCGACGTCGGGATCATGGAGAGCTACCTGCGCGATGCCGGCAGCGATGGGCTGTATTACGCGCCTGTCAAGGACCGGCCATGGGCCTTTTACATCGAGCAGGGGACCGAGCAGGTGCCCTTCACGCGAGACGTGTTCGGTTTCATCTTCGGCGAAGGCCGGCTCATCATGGCGATGTGCGTGTGGTACCAACACGACCATGATCCCCGGTGGAAACGGCTCATCGAGAAGAAAATCGACCGGCTCCTGGAGTTGGGATACAAACGTGACGGTGCGATCAGGTTCACCAGGTATTTCGTCCCGGGCCAGGTCACGACGGAGAAACCGGCATTCGAGCTCGACGGCTGGCTGCCCTACGGCGCAATCACGTATTACCAGCTCACAGGCTACAAGCCGGCCCTTGAGCTTGCCCGCGCCCAGGTGAACTTCCTGCGGACGTGGTTCGAGAAGGACGGGCGGTGGCGCCAAGGCCATTTCCATCTCACGTGCGCCGCGCTGATCGACATGCTCGAATACGCAATTGCGGTAGGCGACAAGCAGCTCATCGAGCTTGTGAAGAACGGCTACGAGTACGGCAAGGCGGTCGGCGAGCCCCTCGTCGGCTTCTTCCCCGAAGACGCCGGCAAGGGCTTCCCGACCTGCGAGAGCTGCGCGGTGGCCGATATGATCTTCCTGGCGATCCGCCTCACCGAGATCGGCGCGGGCGACTACTGGGAAGATGTCGACCGGTACGTCCGCAATCAATTCGTCGAGAACCAGATGACGCGTACGGATTGGGCTGATCCGCAGCAGATCATGGCGCGCCAGACCGATGAGGCCAGGAAACGCATCGCCGGCCAGATCGCGATGGCCAAGAAGATGCCCGGTATCGCCGACGAGCGTGACGTCATGGAGCGATGCCTCGGCGCATGGTCGGGGTGGGGGCCCGCCAACGATTGGGTTGGCTCCGAACGCGCCGGCATCATGCAGTGCTGTACCGGCAACGCTTCGACATTCCTCTACTACGCGTGGAATGCCATCGTAACTCCAGACGGGGACGGCGCCCGCGTTAACCTCCTGTTGAACCGGGCTTCACCGTGGCTCGATGTGGACAGCTACCTGCCCTACGAAGGCAAGGTCGTCATGAAGAACAAGACGGCGAAGAAGATCTCGGTGCGTATTCCAGAATGGACCGGTCGAGCACAGATCGCCTGTGACGTGAACGGCCACAATCGGGAGTTCACTTGGTCCGGAAACTATATCGGAGTTGACAACCTGAAGCGCGGTGATGTGGTCACAGTCCGGTTCCCGATGGTCGAGATAGCGGTGTTCCACGTCATCGGGAACGTCTATTACAAGTTGACCATCAAGGGCAACACCGTCGTGGATATGGACCCGCCGGGACAGAGCTATCCCCTGTACCAGCGAGACCACTACAAAGCTGATAAGGCCCCTATGAAGAAGACGACGCGGTTCGTGTCGAAAGACAGGATCGTGCGACGGGCGCTGGAGCAGTAG